From Juglans regia cultivar Chandler chromosome 6, Walnut 2.0, whole genome shotgun sequence, the proteins below share one genomic window:
- the LOC118348787 gene encoding homocysteine S-methyltransferase 1-like: protein MGNEKETTSLEDLIEKAGGCAVLDGGFAMQVERHGAVINDPLWSALCLIKDPNLIKRVHLEYLEAGADILVTSSYQGRATMHRQDRMT, encoded by the exons atggggaacGAGAAGGAGACGACGTCGTTGGAAGATCTGATAGAGAAGGCTGGGGGCTGTGCGGTATTAGATGGAGGATTCGCTATGCAGGTTGAGAGACACGGCGCCGTCATCAATGACCCTCTTTGGAGCGCTCTCTGTCTCATCAAAGACCCTAATCTCATCAAGCGG gTCCACTTGGAATACTTGGAGGCTGGTGCTGATATTTTGGTCACTTCCTCTTATCAG GGAAGGGCAACAATGCATCGACAAGACAGAATGACCTGA